The following coding sequences are from one Nicotiana tabacum cultivar K326 chromosome 1, ASM71507v2, whole genome shotgun sequence window:
- the LOC107829308 gene encoding glutamyl-tRNA(Gln) amidotransferase subunit C, chloroplastic/mitochondrial: MGSSIKALHLLKPATDSFFFSFTKNGISSLPLSIKQRRSYSMKSSVLEPPDVPRLAETARISLIPQQVEEFAPKIRQVIDWFGQLQAVDLQSIEPALRADTEGDNLRDDVPEKFENREALISVVPSFEEPYIKVPKVLNKE; this comes from the exons ATGGGAAGCAGCATCAAAGCTTTGCATTTGCTGAAACCAGCCACTGATTCTTTCTTCTTCAGTTTCACTAAAAATGGCATTTCCTCATTACCACTGTCTATTAAGCAGCGAAGAAGCTACTCTATGAAATCGAGTGTTCTAGAGCCTCCCGATGTTCCTCGTTTGGCTGAAACTGCTCGAATTTCACTCATCCCTCAACAA GTTGAAGAATTTGCTCCCAAAATTCGACAAGTTATAGATTG GTTTGGACAACTTCAAGCTGTTGATCTGCAGAGTATCGAGCCAGCCTTAAGGGCAG ATACTGAGGGAGATAATTTGCGCGATGATGTACCTGAAAAGTTTGAGAATAG GGAAGCATTGATTTCTGTTGTGCCAAGCTTTGAGGAGCCTTACATCAAAGTTCCCAAAGTGTTGAATAAGGAGTAA